A single Corallococcus silvisoli DNA region contains:
- a CDS encoding deoxynucleoside kinase, whose product MPRTTARARPATRTEPPSSKAPPPASSEPKPSARNRLKVKVPRAKRFVALAGNIGAGKTTAAKLISQGFGFELFDEPVIDNRFLRDYYGDMSRWSFTLQLEFLIRRVEHHELIHSVRKSCVQDRTLYEDPEIFAKYLHGLGHMTNAELDLYYEYFQRLSRHIVRPDKVICFDVPSEDVLLQRIRTRGRAEERGIGRQFLKGLNGYYAGFPQVLQEKYGVDCLVVDVSKQDIRRGPGREEFMDRVSAFLA is encoded by the coding sequence ATGCCCCGCACCACCGCCCGCGCGCGTCCGGCGACCCGCACCGAGCCGCCCTCGTCCAAGGCGCCGCCCCCGGCCAGCTCCGAACCGAAGCCCTCCGCCCGCAACCGGCTCAAGGTGAAGGTGCCCCGCGCGAAGCGCTTCGTGGCGCTGGCGGGCAACATCGGCGCGGGCAAGACGACGGCCGCGAAGCTCATCAGCCAGGGCTTCGGCTTCGAGCTGTTCGACGAGCCCGTCATCGACAACCGCTTCCTGCGGGACTACTACGGCGACATGTCGCGGTGGTCGTTCACGCTGCAGTTGGAGTTCCTCATCCGGCGCGTGGAGCACCACGAGCTCATCCACTCCGTCAGGAAGAGCTGCGTGCAGGACCGCACCCTGTACGAGGATCCGGAGATCTTCGCCAAGTACCTGCACGGCCTGGGGCACATGACGAACGCGGAGCTGGACCTGTACTACGAGTACTTCCAGCGGCTGTCGCGCCACATCGTCCGGCCGGACAAGGTCATCTGCTTCGACGTGCCCTCCGAGGATGTGCTCCTCCAGCGCATCCGCACGCGCGGCCGGGCGGAGGAGAGGGGCATCGGGCGGCAGTTCCTCAAGGGCCTCAACGGCTACTACGCGGGCTTCCCGCAGGTGCTCCAGGAGAAGTACGGCGTGGACTGCCTGGTGGTGGACGTCTCCAAGCAGGACATCCGCCGGGGCCCGGGCCGCGAGGAGTTCATGGACCGCGTCTCCGCATTCCTGGCCTGA
- a CDS encoding rhodanese-like domain-containing protein has translation MPIPEITPAELARRLAGPPESRPVLVDVRFAHEHEWVALPGSVLMPLPELEDFHDALEALKGRPIVVYCHHGVRSLDGAAYLLDQGLEAVSLQGGIDLYSRTVDPSLPRY, from the coding sequence ATGCCCATCCCTGAAATCACCCCCGCCGAGCTGGCCCGGCGCCTGGCCGGCCCCCCTGAGTCGCGCCCCGTCCTGGTGGACGTGCGCTTCGCGCACGAGCACGAATGGGTGGCCCTGCCCGGCTCGGTGCTGATGCCCCTGCCGGAGCTGGAGGACTTCCACGACGCGCTGGAGGCCCTCAAGGGCCGCCCCATTGTCGTCTACTGCCACCACGGGGTGCGCAGCCTGGACGGCGCCGCGTACCTCCTCGACCAGGGGCTGGAGGCGGTGTCGCTCCAGGGCGGCATCGACCTGTACTCGCGCACCGTGGACCCGTCCCTGCCGCGTTACTGA
- a CDS encoding HesB/IscA family protein: MDTSTVVADSTPASQPAATAPVVLTAAALAQVKTVIQAQGFQGYFFSIRVVPSGCSGLGYDLNLVKETKAGDQLWEQDGVKIATDALSAQYLSGTHIDYVTSITGAGFKFENPNAKSSCGCGTSFTT; this comes from the coding sequence ATGGATACTTCTACCGTCGTCGCCGACTCCACGCCGGCCTCCCAGCCCGCCGCCACCGCGCCTGTCGTCCTGACGGCCGCCGCCCTCGCCCAGGTGAAGACGGTCATCCAGGCCCAGGGCTTCCAGGGCTACTTCTTCTCCATCCGCGTGGTGCCCTCCGGGTGCAGTGGCCTGGGCTACGACCTGAACCTCGTCAAGGAGACGAAGGCCGGGGATCAGCTCTGGGAGCAGGACGGCGTGAAGATCGCCACCGACGCGCTGAGCGCCCAGTACCTGTCGGGCACGCACATCGACTACGTCACCAGCATCACCGGCGCGGGCTTCAAGTTCGAGAACCCCAACGCCAAGTCGTCCTGCGGTTGCGGCACGTCGTTCACCACCTGA
- a CDS encoding glycerophosphodiester phosphodiesterase has translation MLPRDTFFQGLKPTLHIAHRGGALVAPENTLEAFGLAVQVHRTDMLELDVHLSRDGEVVVAHDETLERCTNGEGPLAALTLEELRRLDAGYRFTPDEGRTFPFRGQGVRLPTLREVLRAFPTLRINVELKPDVAHAEDVLARLLTEEAALGRVCLGSEQDAIAERLVRVLPDACHFYPRDALAAFVLALKAGEAPPEDARYTVLDMPLYFGEVRLVDDALLKAAAERGKWINVWTVDDPAEMDRLLREGVGGIMTDRPDLLRQRMDASGKPG, from the coding sequence ATGCTGCCGCGCGACACGTTCTTCCAAGGGCTGAAGCCCACACTGCACATCGCGCACCGCGGCGGAGCGCTCGTCGCGCCGGAGAACACACTCGAGGCCTTTGGACTCGCGGTGCAGGTGCACCGCACGGACATGCTGGAGCTGGATGTGCACCTCTCGCGCGACGGCGAAGTCGTGGTGGCGCACGACGAGACGCTGGAGCGCTGCACCAACGGCGAGGGCCCGCTCGCGGCGCTCACGTTGGAGGAGCTGCGGAGGCTGGACGCGGGCTACCGCTTCACGCCGGACGAAGGACGCACCTTTCCCTTCCGGGGCCAGGGCGTGCGCCTGCCGACGCTGCGCGAGGTGCTGCGCGCGTTTCCCACCTTGCGCATCAACGTGGAGCTCAAGCCCGACGTGGCCCACGCCGAGGACGTGCTCGCTCGCCTGCTGACCGAAGAGGCGGCCCTGGGCCGCGTGTGCCTTGGCAGTGAACAGGACGCCATCGCGGAGCGGCTGGTGCGCGTCCTGCCCGACGCGTGCCACTTCTACCCGCGCGACGCGCTGGCCGCCTTCGTCCTGGCGCTCAAGGCGGGCGAGGCGCCGCCGGAGGACGCGCGCTACACGGTGCTCGACATGCCGCTGTACTTCGGCGAGGTGCGGCTGGTGGACGACGCGCTCCTGAAGGCCGCGGCCGAGCGCGGCAAATGGATCAACGTGTGGACCGTGGATGATCCGGCGGAGATGGACCGGCTCCTCCGGGAAGGGGTGGGCGGCATCATGACCGACCGGCCGGATCTGCTGCGCCAGCGAATGGACGCCTCTGGAAAGCCGGGTTAA
- a CDS encoding acyl-CoA thioesterase, protein MHDLSPKSPRDSEVVMTQLILPPDANNLNAAFGGKVMQWIDICGAVAAQRHCRQVVVTASMDDLHFHAPIRVGWIALLHSRVLATFRTSLEVGVTVHAENPLTGERHLTTSALLTFVAQGQDGKGVPVPPLLLESEAERQAFQEAEARRAQRRGRGQEEQSWMKVMKPVAGA, encoded by the coding sequence ATGCACGACCTCAGCCCCAAGAGCCCGCGCGACTCCGAAGTGGTGATGACGCAGCTCATCCTCCCCCCGGACGCCAACAACCTGAACGCCGCGTTCGGCGGGAAGGTGATGCAGTGGATCGACATCTGCGGCGCCGTGGCCGCCCAGCGCCACTGCCGTCAGGTCGTGGTGACGGCGTCCATGGACGACCTGCACTTCCATGCCCCCATCCGCGTGGGATGGATCGCCCTGCTGCACTCGCGCGTGCTCGCGACGTTCCGCACCTCGTTGGAGGTAGGCGTCACCGTGCACGCGGAGAACCCGCTCACCGGTGAGCGGCACCTGACCACCAGCGCGCTGCTGACGTTCGTGGCGCAGGGCCAGGACGGCAAGGGCGTGCCGGTGCCGCCCCTGCTCCTGGAGTCGGAGGCTGAGCGCCAGGCCTTCCAGGAGGCCGAGGCCCGCCGGGCCCAGCGCCGCGGCCGAGGCCAGGAGGAGCAGTCCTGGATGAAGGTGATGAAGCCCGTGGCCGGCGCCTGA